One Ricinus communis isolate WT05 ecotype wild-type chromosome 2, ASM1957865v1, whole genome shotgun sequence DNA segment encodes these proteins:
- the LOC125369170 gene encoding DNA-directed RNA polymerase subunit alpha-like: MIREKVTISTRTLQWKCVESRTDNKRLFYGHFILSPLMKGQADTIGIATRRAFLGEIEGTCITRAKSEKIPHEFSTIAGIQESIHEILMSLKEIVLRSNLYGTCDASICVKGPGYITAQDIILPPFVEIIHNTQHIASLTEPINLCIGLQIERNHGYRIKPTNNFHEGSYPIDAVFMPVRNVNRSVHSYGNGNEKQEILFLEIWTNRSLTPKEALHEASQNLIYLFIPFLHAEEENFHLEKNQHKVTLPLFTFYDRLTKLRKNQNEIILKYVFIDQSELTPKIYNCLKRSNIHTLSDLLNKSQEDLMKIEHFRIDDVRHIGYSRNRKKFRNLIFLPKNKI, translated from the coding sequence atgattCGAGAGAAAGTAACAATATCTACTCGGACACTCCAGTGGAAATGTGTTGAATCAAGAACTGACAATAAGCGTCTTTTTTATGGACACTTTATTCTGTCACCACTTATGAAAGGCCAAGCCGACACAATAGGCATTGCGACGCGAAGAGCTTTTCTTGGAGAAATCGAAGGAACATGTATCACACGTGcaaaatctgagaaaataccGCACGAATTTTCGACTATAGCAGGTATTCAAGAATCAATACATGAAATTTTAATgagtttgaaagaaattgtattGAGAAGCAATTTGTATGGAACTTGTGACGCGTCTATTTGTGTCAAGGGTCCTGGATATATAACTGCTCAAGACATCATTTTACCACCTTTTGTAGAAATCATTCATAATACACAGCATATCGCTAGCCTAACGGAACCAATTAATTTGTGTATTGGATTACAAATCGAGAGAAATCACGGCTATCGTATAAAACCGACAAATAACTTTCACGAGGGAAGTTATCCTATAGATGCTGTATTTATGCCTGTTCGAAATGTGAATCGTAGTGTGCATTCTTATGGAAATGGGAATGAAAAGCAAGAGATACTTTTTCTCGAAATATGGACAAATAGGAGTTTAACTCCTAAAGAAGCACTTCATGAAGCCTCCcagaatttgatttatttatttattccttttctacatgcagaagaagaaaacttccatttagaaaaaaatcaacaCAAGGTTACTTTACCTCTTTTTACCTTTTATGATAGATTgactaaattaagaaaaaatcaaaacgaaataatattaaaatacgtTTTTATTGACCAATCAGAATTGACTCCTAAGATCTATAATTGCCTCAAAAGATCCAATATACATACATTATCGGACcttttgaataagagtcaAGAAGATCTTATGAAAATTGAACATTTTCGTATAGACGATGTAAGACATATTGGGTAttctagaaatagaaaaaaatttcgcaatttaatttttttaccaaagaataaaatataa
- the LOC125369175 gene encoding 30S ribosomal protein S11, chloroplastic-like has protein sequence MAKPLPRIGSCRNGRISSCKSAHKIPKGVIHVQASFNNTIVTVTNVRGRVISWSSTDTCGFRGTRRGTPFAAQTAVGNAIRTVVDQGMQQAEVMIKGPGLGRDTALRAIRRSGILLSFVRDVTPMPHNGCRPPKKRRV, from the coding sequence atggcAAAACCTTTACCAAGAATTGGTTCATGCAGGAATGGACGTATTAGTTCATGTAAGAGTGCGCATAAAATACCAAAAGGAGTTATTCATGTTCAAGCAAGTTTCAACAATACTATTGTGACCGTTACAAATGTACGGGGTCGAGTGATTTCTTGGTCCTCCACCGACACTTGTGGATTCAGGGGCACAAGAAGAGGAACGCCATTTGCAGCTCAAACCGCAGTAGGAAATGCTATTCGAACAGTAGTGGATCAAGGTATGCAACAGGCAGAAGTCATGATAAAAGGTCCTGGTCTCGGGCGAGATACAGCATTAAGAGCTATTCgcagaagtggtatattattaAGCTTCGTCCGAGATGTAACCCCTATGCCACATAATGGCTGCAGGCCCCCTAAAAAAAGGCGtgtgtaa